The proteins below are encoded in one region of Bombus terrestris chromosome 7, iyBomTerr1.2, whole genome shotgun sequence:
- the LOC100650561 gene encoding alanine--glyoxylate aminotransferase, whose product MQCEWNQLAVRKYPPKILQTKLQLPIKTLTSPGPTNCSKRVLQSLQNQIIGHLHPEICQLMDEIKEGLQYVFQTNNRLTLALSASGHGGMEACLTNLLEPGETVLIVKHGIWGKRAADMATRIGANVKLIEKEHTTAVTLKQLETALQAYNPVAVFMVQAESSTGLKQPLEGFGDLVHRYNALLIVDTVASLCGEPFFMDSWGIDAVYSGSQKVLGAPPGLAPISFSPRAEKKLFQRKTKPMSYYLDMTLLGNYWKCFGNENRLYHHTISATLIYGLREALAEIADEGLQASWIRHAGAAARLRKGLELRRLRSYVKIPQYQLSTVISIELPPGVDDRIIVQRCMQKYKVEISRGLGPTEGKILRIGLLGINATPNKVDLILRALDDALRYVSLSKL is encoded by the exons GCCAAAGATACTTCAAACCAAACTGCAGTTACCGATAAAAACTTTAACGAGCCCCGGGCCGACTAATTGTTCGAAGCGAGTTCTTCAATCTCTTCAGAATCAAATTATAGGCCATCTTCATCCGGAAATTTGTCAG TTGATGGATGAGATTAAGGAAGGTCTACAATACGTATTTCAAACTAATAATAGACTCACTTTGGCGTTAAGTGCATCAGGTCATGGCGGTATGGAGGCGTGCTTAACAAATTTACTTGAACCTGGAGAAACTGTGCTCATTGTCAAGCATGGAATTTGGGGTAAAAGAGCGGCTGACATGGCTACTCGAATTGGTGCAAAT gtAAAACTGATAGAAAAAGAACACACTACTGCTGTTACATTGAAACAATTGGAAACAGCTTTGCAAGCGTACAATCCAGTAGCGGTATTCATGGTACAAGCTGAATCCTCCACTGGTTTAAAACAACCATTAGAAGGGTTTGGTGATCTTGTTCACAG ATACAATGCTCTTCTTATCGTTGATACTGTTGCGTCACTGTGCGGAGAACCGTTCTTTATGGATTCTTGGGGCATCGATGCAGTTTACTCAGGCAGTCAAAAAGTTCTCGGCGCCCCTCCAGGATTAGCACCTATCTCGTTTAGTCCACGAGCTGA GAAGAAATTGTTTCAACGGAAGACCAAGCCTATGTCCTATTACTTGGACATGACCCTCCTCGGAAATTATTGGAAGTGTTTTGGGAACGAGAATCGCCTGTATCATCACACCATAAGCGCTACGCTTATTTATGGTCTTCGCGAAGCGTTGGCGGAAATCGCTGACGAGGGCCTGCAAGCATCTTGGATCAGACACGCTGGCGCAGCTGCCAGATTAAGGAAGGGTCTTGAATTACGGCGTCTTCGATCTTATGTGAAAATTCCACAGTATCAATTATCTACGGTTATCTCGATAGAACTGCCACCTGGCGTCGATGATAGGATCATTGTACAGCGTTGCATGCAAAA GTACAAAGTGGAAATCAGCAGAGGTTTAGGACCGACTGAAGGGAAAATTTTGCGAATTGGATTGCTAGGGATTAATGCTACGCCTAACAAGGTCGACCTTATTTTACGTGCTCTAGATGATGCTTTGAGATACGTGTCACTATCGAAGCT